A single window of Caldimicrobium thiodismutans DNA harbors:
- a CDS encoding CooT family nickel-binding protein, translated as MCQAKIWVRVGSQEKEIAKDITQLEINGDELILKTFFEAPKRIKGKIKEIDFLKGKVLIESDVFPE; from the coding sequence ATGTGTCAGGCTAAAATTTGGGTTAGGGTTGGATCACAGGAGAAAGAGATTGCAAAAGATATTACCCAATTGGAGATTAACGGTGATGAACTTATTTTAAAGACCTTTTTTGAGGCTCCTAAAAGGATCAAAGGTAAGATCAAGGAGATTGACTTTTTAAAGGGAAAGGTCTTAATTGAGTCCGATGTCTTTCCAGAATAA
- the argS gene encoding arginine--tRNA ligase: MIKRKIRERLKETLKELNLIEKDIPFEVERPKREDLGDFSTNLALVLQGVLKAKPREIAERIIEKLRLEGDLFEKIEIAGPGFINFWINPEFLRKNLLQILKEKDNYGALNIGKGQRIHIEFVSANPTGPLHIGHGRGAAYGDALARILKFAGFNVHTEYYINDRGTQMNILGASVYLRAKELTGEKVPFPEDYYQGDYIYDIAKEALKLYPDLMQKAESEAIELCRELAIKSILEDIRLDLKNFRVEYDHWYSERDLYKKSLVEEVLSLLIDKGYLYEAEGALWFKSTLFGDEKDRVVRKSSGEWTYFASDISYHYEKFIKRGFDLAIDLWGADHHGYVQRLKGVLKALGIDPERLKVLLIQMVNLLEGGELKSMSTRKAEYIELKELVREVGVDAVRFIFLSRSQDSPLDFDVELAKKQSQENPVYYVQYAHARICSIKEKAKSEGFPLDELYEAKLFLLSEKESLDLMKKLAEFSDVVEISALQFAPYKIVYYLLELAGLFHEYYNKYRVVGEEKEISLARLALTEGCRIIIQRGLTLLGVNSPEKM; this comes from the coding sequence GTGATCAAAAGGAAGATAAGAGAAAGATTAAAGGAGACGCTTAAAGAATTAAATCTTATTGAAAAAGATATTCCCTTTGAGGTTGAAAGACCAAAAAGAGAGGATTTGGGGGATTTTTCAACTAATCTTGCTCTGGTCTTGCAGGGTGTGCTTAAAGCTAAGCCAAGGGAGATTGCTGAAAGAATAATTGAAAAATTGAGGCTTGAAGGGGATCTTTTTGAAAAAATTGAGATAGCAGGGCCTGGATTTATAAATTTTTGGATAAATCCCGAGTTTTTGAGAAAAAATCTACTCCAGATCCTTAAGGAAAAGGATAACTATGGTGCGCTAAATATTGGTAAGGGTCAAAGGATTCATATTGAATTTGTCTCAGCCAACCCCACAGGACCATTGCATATTGGACATGGGAGAGGGGCTGCCTATGGGGATGCTCTCGCCAGAATTCTCAAATTTGCAGGATTTAATGTGCATACGGAGTATTATATCAATGATCGTGGGACTCAGATGAACATCCTGGGAGCTTCTGTCTACCTCAGGGCAAAGGAATTAACAGGAGAAAAGGTCCCCTTTCCTGAGGACTACTATCAGGGCGATTATATTTATGATATAGCTAAGGAGGCCTTAAAATTATATCCTGATTTAATGCAAAAAGCAGAATCTGAAGCTATTGAGCTTTGTCGGGAACTTGCAATAAAAAGCATCCTTGAGGATATTAGATTAGACCTGAAAAATTTTAGAGTTGAATATGACCATTGGTATTCCGAAAGGGATTTGTATAAGAAGTCCTTGGTTGAGGAGGTCTTGAGTCTTCTTATAGATAAAGGCTATCTCTATGAGGCAGAAGGGGCCCTCTGGTTTAAATCAACCCTTTTTGGAGATGAAAAGGATAGAGTCGTCCGCAAATCTTCAGGGGAATGGACTTACTTTGCCAGTGATATTAGCTATCACTATGAGAAGTTTATAAAAAGGGGCTTTGATCTTGCCATAGATCTCTGGGGTGCAGATCACCATGGCTATGTGCAAAGACTAAAAGGTGTGCTTAAGGCGTTGGGAATAGATCCTGAGAGACTGAAGGTCTTATTAATTCAGATGGTCAATCTTCTTGAGGGTGGAGAACTTAAAAGTATGTCCACCCGTAAAGCAGAATATATAGAGCTAAAGGAATTGGTAAGAGAAGTAGGGGTAGATGCAGTTAGATTTATCTTTCTTTCCAGAAGTCAAGATTCACCTCTTGACTTTGATGTGGAACTTGCTAAAAAACAATCTCAGGAGAACCCTGTTTATTATGTGCAATATGCCCATGCCCGTATCTGTTCCATTAAGGAAAAGGCAAAATCTGAAGGATTTCCTCTGGATGAACTTTATGAGGCAAAACTATTTTTGCTTTCTGAAAAGGAATCCTTAGATCTTATGAAAAAATTGGCAGAGTTTTCCGATGTGGTTGAGATTTCAGCCTTGCAATTTGCTCCTTATAAGATAGTTTATTATCTTCTTGAGCTGGCAGGACTTTTTCATGAGTATTACAATAAATATCGGGTAGTGGGAGAGGAAAAAGAGATAAGCCTTGCCCGTTTGGCCTTAACTGAAGGCTGTAGAATTATTATTCAAAGAGGACTTACTCTCTTAGGTGTAAATAGTCCTGAAAAAATGTGA
- a CDS encoding AsmA family protein has protein sequence MKRLFLLFFAAFILIFLVIGIIGFNLDFLLNHKYFKNKLRGFLSERAQLDLDYKKVHVNLYKYYLEFEDLRITNPDLELNFPKGRLTFSPQKLIRLNYYPSGLYLKNPYLRIRETKEEKPLETETLYQFLEKVSPFSGNIVNGTLEWVQENNRKLKFSSINLIFRDKSPQLLFTGNLTTSFAQTLDLKGRFDYQKRFLESSLRIKKLDLSKISLLESSMLTKTEFDISLEISLEKGIWNLSFTGSAPCIAFKNQEKPLVCGIFQGFLIGNAETYALELNPIQMKYPEINGEIAFGKKEKAYYFKSSIKTLSLTDLKEIISPHLTVSEKEELFGILRGGKFKDLKFLAQARDLKGLFALENIQLSGEVEKGTVTIPEPSLSFSDINGKIRFEDKKLGFQGEAVVEDEIPSKIEDFKLDLLSKNPGLEIKGFFEGRAKRILEIGRSLTKDPTLLSDVTELKGDLKGALELKGPFNNLSLQLRIWPNDLEFKTIHLKDWIALQEGEIAYRNNLIQLKNLSFFYKENLFRGVDGNIFLDSEILQLKASSALLKESLVQELLKDSPDLKKEFEKYKLSFSEVKLKEITYEGNLRDFEKKEGAQILKGIKFSGTIFDLRGASPWETFHAPIYIPMATFSWKFPFVDLQEASIFSENSTLSVRGLFNSETKEISLTGSGELSPEFLGRMEEFLKLKNSIYSLKKEPIQIEDFSLNFKSDEVSYKGRQRFKNLNIEVEGNYAQGFEIKAKIYSAKNDFLLGLRDTGGNLTIEFKGKGDIEELFSVFERPSAREGEIAGEVTLKVNLLGLKTLEGLNNEKTLPEFLKAYLKELPVEGVGRLSLRRLKLTDTLDFIFSGDLDLERHKVMAKNLSLQINKAEVKGDLEIEPTPNWFEVKGNLLAKEVNLKDYMQKVSERVSERIPREETTIEERISQLPAKGSINFEIENLVLPTSHKVNSLKVIISKKEEKVFRLEIPQINLCNLNFYAEYESNPEFKYFFVDLHPAKGDLLDLFSCLYPEEMPKIIFEGPFEMQGFFYTEGVKKFFENTYGKLEMRSKRGYIYRAPLLARVLGFLSPIDLFRGKIPNLEKNLLPYEEIDFTGDFKNSSLRVDTFFLSAPGFRLFGNGPVSLSDKKLSLTFLVSPFKTVDVILEHIPFVSQWALGKERMLIYLPLEVVGTYDNPIIVPLHPASIGKGLFRFIFKFFGIQEEFFKKPESFEGFKKPELLKDKGGDSLRR, from the coding sequence TTACAAAAAGGTTCATGTCAACCTCTATAAATATTATCTTGAGTTTGAAGACTTAAGGATTACAAATCCTGATTTGGAACTGAATTTTCCCAAGGGTAGATTGACCTTTTCACCTCAAAAACTGATTCGCCTAAACTATTATCCATCAGGGCTTTATCTTAAAAATCCCTATTTAAGAATAAGGGAGACCAAGGAGGAAAAACCTCTTGAAACAGAGACTCTCTATCAGTTTTTAGAAAAAGTCTCTCCCTTTTCAGGTAATATTGTGAATGGGACTTTAGAGTGGGTTCAAGAAAACAATAGAAAACTCAAGTTTTCTTCTATAAATCTTATTTTTAGAGATAAAAGCCCCCAGTTACTTTTTACAGGAAATCTTACTACTTCCTTTGCGCAAACCTTAGATTTAAAGGGTAGATTTGACTATCAAAAAAGATTCTTGGAAAGTTCTCTCCGAATTAAAAAACTTGATTTAAGCAAGATTTCTCTTTTAGAAAGCTCCATGTTAACAAAGACTGAATTTGATATCTCCTTAGAGATCTCTCTTGAAAAGGGTATTTGGAATCTAAGTTTTACAGGTTCTGCTCCATGCATAGCCTTTAAAAATCAAGAAAAGCCCCTTGTATGTGGAATTTTTCAGGGTTTTTTGATAGGAAATGCGGAGACCTATGCCTTAGAGTTAAATCCTATCCAGATGAAGTATCCTGAGATAAATGGGGAAATTGCCTTTGGCAAAAAAGAAAAGGCCTATTATTTCAAAAGCTCTATTAAGACTCTAAGCCTTACAGATCTGAAAGAGATTATCTCTCCTCACCTTACAGTCTCTGAAAAAGAAGAGCTCTTTGGGATTTTAAGGGGTGGAAAGTTTAAAGATCTCAAATTTTTAGCTCAGGCCAGGGATTTAAAAGGTCTTTTTGCCTTAGAAAATATTCAATTATCAGGAGAGGTTGAAAAGGGAACAGTAACCATTCCTGAACCCTCTTTGTCTTTCTCAGATATTAATGGAAAAATCAGGTTTGAAGATAAAAAATTGGGTTTTCAGGGTGAAGCGGTAGTTGAGGATGAGATCCCATCTAAGATTGAAGATTTCAAACTGGATTTGCTGAGTAAAAATCCCGGTCTTGAAATTAAAGGTTTTTTTGAAGGTAGGGCTAAAAGGATCCTTGAAATAGGAAGGAGCCTTACAAAAGATCCTACCCTTCTTTCAGATGTAACCGAGCTTAAAGGAGATTTGAAAGGAGCTCTGGAACTAAAAGGTCCTTTTAATAATTTATCTCTTCAGCTCAGAATTTGGCCAAATGATCTTGAATTTAAGACCATACATTTAAAGGATTGGATCGCCTTGCAAGAAGGGGAAATTGCTTATAGAAATAATTTAATTCAGTTGAAAAATCTTAGCTTTTTTTATAAAGAAAACCTTTTTAGGGGTGTAGATGGCAATATTTTTCTTGATAGTGAAATCCTTCAGCTTAAGGCCTCATCAGCCCTTTTAAAAGAATCTCTGGTTCAGGAGCTTTTGAAAGACTCCCCAGATTTAAAAAAAGAGTTTGAAAAATATAAGCTTTCCTTTAGTGAAGTTAAATTAAAAGAGATAACCTATGAGGGAAATTTAAGGGATTTTGAGAAAAAAGAGGGTGCTCAAATTTTAAAAGGAATCAAGTTTAGTGGAACTATCTTTGATTTAAGGGGTGCTTCCCCCTGGGAGACTTTTCATGCACCTATTTATATCCCGATGGCAACTTTTAGCTGGAAGTTCCCCTTTGTAGATCTACAGGAAGCAAGCATTTTTTCTGAAAATTCAACCCTTTCAGTAAGAGGACTTTTCAATTCTGAAACAAAGGAAATCTCCTTAACGGGATCAGGAGAATTATCTCCAGAGTTTCTTGGAAGAATGGAAGAATTTTTAAAACTTAAAAATTCTATTTATTCTCTTAAAAAAGAACCTATCCAAATTGAAGACTTTTCTCTAAATTTCAAATCTGATGAGGTGAGTTACAAAGGAAGACAAAGATTTAAAAATTTAAATATAGAAGTTGAGGGTAATTATGCTCAGGGTTTTGAGATTAAGGCTAAAATTTATTCAGCCAAAAATGATTTTCTCCTCGGACTCAGAGATACAGGTGGAAATCTAACTATAGAGTTTAAGGGGAAAGGGGATATAGAGGAGCTTTTTTCTGTCTTTGAAAGACCCTCTGCCAGGGAAGGAGAGATTGCAGGTGAAGTTACTTTAAAGGTCAATTTATTAGGATTAAAAACTTTAGAGGGGCTCAATAATGAAAAGACCTTACCTGAGTTTTTAAAGGCCTATCTCAAAGAGCTTCCTGTAGAGGGAGTAGGTAGACTCTCTTTAAGGAGGTTAAAGCTTACTGATACTCTGGATTTTATTTTTTCAGGGGATCTGGATTTAGAAAGGCATAAAGTAATGGCTAAAAATCTTTCTTTGCAGATAAATAAGGCTGAAGTAAAAGGAGATTTGGAAATTGAACCAACTCCTAACTGGTTTGAAGTAAAGGGAAATCTTTTGGCAAAAGAGGTGAATTTAAAGGATTATATGCAAAAAGTTTCTGAGAGGGTTTCAGAAAGAATTCCCCGGGAAGAAACAACCATTGAAGAGAGAATAAGTCAACTTCCTGCAAAAGGGAGTATTAATTTTGAGATCGAAAACTTGGTTTTACCTACCTCTCATAAGGTTAATAGTCTCAAGGTTATAATTTCAAAAAAGGAGGAAAAGGTTTTTCGCCTTGAGATCCCGCAGATTAATCTTTGTAATCTGAATTTTTATGCTGAATATGAAAGTAATCCAGAATTTAAATATTTTTTTGTGGACTTACATCCAGCCAAAGGAGATCTTCTGGATCTTTTTTCTTGTTTGTATCCTGAAGAGATGCCCAAAATTATCTTTGAGGGCCCCTTTGAAATGCAAGGCTTTTTTTATACTGAAGGGGTAAAAAAATTCTTTGAAAACACCTATGGGAAACTTGAAATGAGGTCTAAAAGGGGCTATATATATAGAGCTCCCCTTTTAGCAAGAGTCCTTGGATTTTTAAGCCCTATTGATCTTTTTAGGGGTAAAATACCCAATCTTGAGAAAAATCTCTTACCCTATGAGGAGATTGACTTCACAGGAGACTTTAAAAATTCTTCCCTCCGGGTGGATACTTTTTTCCTTTCTGCCCCTGGTTTTAGGCTTTTTGGGAACGGTCCTGTTTCTCTTTCTGACAAAAAATTGAGTCTTACCTTTCTTGTTTCTCCTTTTAAAACAGTAGATGTAATCTTAGAACATATCCCCTTTGTTAGCCAGTGGGCCCTGGGAAAGGAAAGAATGCTTATTTATTTGCCCCTTGAGGTGGTAGGAACCTATGATAATCCTATCATTGTGCCCCTTCATCCAGCAAGTATTGGAAAGGGTCTTTTCAGATTTATTTTTAAATTCTTTGGAATTCAAGAGGAATTCTTTAAAAAACCCGAGAGCTTTGAGGGTTTCAAAAAACCGGAGTTATTAAAGGATAAAGGTGGAGATTCTCTACGAAGATAA
- a CDS encoding RluA family pseudouridine synthase encodes MEILYEDKYLIAVNKPAGLVVQGAKKKEESLLEKLKDFIKKRDQKPGQVFLAVVHRLDKPVSGVVLIAKRSKTASKVFQLFKSGKVEKIYLAKIENLFKEGFGYWEDYLLYDEKKKRALVLDRDTLGAKRALTFYQLVKAGEAYSLLLLFPVTGRKHQLRVSLAQRGYPIVGDKTYGSKRKFNRGTIFLHALQLALPHPHTQDFLEIYAPLPSYFGKIDLDKRTILEFLNRVKEEKERLKNVSG; translated from the coding sequence GTGGAGATTCTCTACGAAGATAAATATCTCATCGCAGTTAATAAACCAGCTGGCCTTGTAGTTCAAGGTGCAAAGAAAAAAGAAGAGTCCCTCTTGGAGAAATTGAAGGATTTTATTAAAAAAAGGGATCAAAAACCCGGTCAGGTCTTTCTTGCAGTTGTTCATCGTTTGGATAAGCCAGTTTCAGGGGTTGTGTTAATAGCTAAGCGAAGCAAAACAGCATCAAAGGTTTTTCAGCTCTTTAAGAGCGGAAAGGTAGAGAAAATTTATTTAGCCAAGATTGAAAATCTTTTTAAAGAAGGCTTTGGTTATTGGGAAGACTATCTTTTATACGATGAGAAAAAGAAAAGGGCATTAGTTTTAGATAGGGATACTCTGGGAGCTAAGAGGGCTCTAACCTTTTATCAATTAGTTAAGGCAGGAGAGGCCTATTCCCTTTTATTGCTTTTTCCAGTAACGGGAAGAAAACACCAGTTAAGGGTTTCTCTTGCCCAAAGGGGGTATCCTATTGTGGGAGATAAAACATATGGGTCGAAGAGAAAATTTAATAGGGGAACCATTTTTCTGCATGCCTTACAATTAGCCCTCCCTCATCCCCATACTCAAGATTTTCTTGAGATTTATGCTCCTTTACCATCCTATTTCGGGAAAATAGACCTTGACAAAAGGACAATTTTGGAGTTTCTTAATAGAGTTAAAGAGGAAAAGGAGAGGTTAAAGAATGTGTCAGGCTAA